A stretch of Crossiella cryophila DNA encodes these proteins:
- the guaA gene encoding glutamine-hydrolyzing GMP synthase → MASNTDRPVLVVDFGAQYAQLIARRVRETQVYSEVVPSTESVDELIKRNPAAIVLSGGPSSVYEDGAPQVDPKLFEAGIPVFGICYGFQAMAVALGGATEHTGTREYGRTELAIAEDGGVLHEDLPGHHPVWMSHGDCVTKAPEGFTVTATSSGAPVAAFENVERRFAGVQYHPEVMHSPHGQEVLRRFLHEIAGVRPQWTTSSIVDEQVALIRAQVGDGKAICGLSGGVDSAVAAALVNRAIGDRLTCVFVDHGLLRAGERGQVERDYVAATGVRLVTVDARERFLTALAGVTDPEEKRKIIGREFIRVFEQAASDLQTEAGQSGEHYDFLVQGTLYPDVVESGGGTGAANIKSHHNVGGLPEDLQFKLVEPLRALFKDEVRRVGLELGLPEVIVHRQPFPGPGLGIRIIGEVTAARLDLLRAADAIAREELTAAGLDRTIWQCPVVLLADVRSVGVQGDGRTYGHPVVLRPVSSEDAMTADWTRLPYDVLERISTRITNEVNDVNRVVLDVTSKPPGTIEWE, encoded by the coding sequence GTGGCCAGTAACACCGACCGCCCCGTGCTCGTCGTCGACTTCGGCGCGCAGTACGCCCAGCTGATCGCCCGCCGAGTGCGCGAGACCCAGGTGTACTCCGAGGTCGTGCCCTCCACCGAATCGGTGGACGAGCTGATCAAGCGCAACCCGGCCGCCATCGTGCTCTCCGGCGGCCCGTCCAGCGTGTACGAGGACGGCGCCCCGCAGGTCGACCCGAAGCTGTTCGAGGCAGGCATCCCGGTGTTCGGCATCTGCTACGGCTTCCAGGCCATGGCGGTCGCCCTCGGCGGGGCCACCGAGCACACCGGCACCAGGGAGTACGGCCGCACCGAGCTGGCCATCGCCGAGGACGGCGGGGTGCTGCACGAGGACCTGCCCGGCCACCACCCGGTGTGGATGAGCCACGGCGACTGCGTGACCAAGGCCCCCGAGGGCTTCACCGTCACCGCCACCAGCTCCGGCGCGCCGGTCGCGGCGTTCGAGAACGTCGAGCGGCGCTTCGCCGGGGTCCAGTACCACCCCGAGGTCATGCACTCCCCGCACGGCCAGGAGGTGCTGCGCCGCTTCCTGCACGAGATCGCGGGTGTGCGGCCGCAGTGGACCACCTCCTCGATCGTGGACGAGCAGGTCGCGCTGATCCGCGCCCAGGTCGGCGACGGCAAGGCCATCTGCGGCCTCTCCGGCGGGGTCGACTCCGCGGTGGCAGCCGCGCTGGTGAACCGGGCCATCGGCGACCGGCTGACCTGCGTCTTCGTCGACCACGGCCTGCTGCGCGCGGGTGAGCGGGGCCAGGTCGAGCGGGACTACGTGGCCGCCACCGGCGTCCGCCTGGTCACCGTGGACGCGCGCGAGCGTTTCCTCACCGCGCTGGCCGGGGTCACCGACCCCGAGGAGAAGCGCAAGATCATCGGCCGCGAGTTCATCCGGGTCTTCGAGCAGGCCGCGAGCGATCTGCAGACCGAGGCAGGCCAGTCCGGCGAGCACTACGACTTCCTGGTCCAGGGCACCCTGTACCCGGATGTGGTGGAGTCCGGCGGCGGCACCGGCGCGGCCAACATCAAGAGCCACCACAACGTCGGCGGCCTGCCGGAGGACCTCCAGTTCAAGCTGGTCGAGCCGCTGCGCGCGCTGTTCAAGGACGAGGTGCGCCGGGTCGGCCTGGAGCTGGGCCTGCCGGAGGTCATCGTGCACCGCCAGCCCTTCCCCGGACCGGGCCTTGGCATCCGGATCATCGGCGAGGTCACCGCGGCCCGCCTGGACCTCCTGCGCGCGGCCGATGCCATCGCCCGCGAGGAGCTGACCGCGGCCGGCCTGGACCGCACCATCTGGCAGTGCCCGGTGGTGCTGCTGGCCGACGTGCGCTCGGTGGGTGTGCAGGGCGACGGCCGCACCTACGGCCACCCGGTGGTGCTGCGCCCGGTCTCCAGCGAGGACGCGATGACCGCGGACTGGACCCGGCTGCCCTACGACGTGCTGGAGCGCATCTCCACCCGGATCACCAACGAGGTCAACGACGTCAACCGGGTCGTCCTGGACGTCACCAGCAAGCCCCCGGGCACCATCGAGTGGGAATGA
- a CDS encoding PspC domain-containing protein, with protein MRVEETLRDLWSSRPRRPKDDRKIAGVAAAIGNRYAIDPVVIRVGLVVTAVYGGIGLIVYLAGWLLLPGPEDRVSPLESLLGRGHSATPKVLTLLLLFGMLPAFGWAATTFIGGIFALVMVVGLAYLLHRSRGKMPAPPPPPVTGYVPPPMPMPPFPAPETTTYPVPPVAPDQPTMDLRTPAPEAPETPAATETTHTVDLGIQQEQVTSRVEPVAETSTQAADAPVTTEHPAGAPQFTQSVSTPETPEAQARREQLPAPSFPPVTYPATGTPPQWDPLGAAPFAWDLPEPRRTTEVEAEPEPKRKTRVTSVTLALAFIVGSVSGILAGLVPWFTAPHVVGMVVAVLAIGTLVGAFRGGGRLLVVLGFPVAIVAIGLTASQYWTQSVGERSFRVTSASQLEPNYRLGAGSIDLDLSALDLNDPKVNASTSIVVGAGTIHVVVPKDVDLDLFCKSAIGSVQCLGNERDGGGEVKLDDNGADGPGGGKLRLRAEVQGPGSVEVHRVG; from the coding sequence ATGCGCGTCGAGGAGACGCTGCGCGACCTGTGGTCGTCGCGGCCACGGCGGCCCAAGGACGATCGCAAGATCGCCGGGGTGGCCGCCGCGATCGGCAATCGCTATGCGATCGATCCGGTCGTGATCCGGGTCGGACTCGTGGTGACGGCGGTGTACGGCGGCATCGGGTTGATCGTCTACCTGGCCGGGTGGCTGTTGCTGCCTGGTCCGGAGGACCGGGTCTCCCCGCTGGAGTCGCTGCTCGGGCGGGGCCACAGCGCCACGCCCAAGGTGCTGACACTGCTGTTGCTCTTCGGCATGCTGCCCGCCTTCGGCTGGGCGGCCACCACCTTCATCGGCGGCATCTTCGCGCTGGTCATGGTGGTCGGACTGGCCTACCTGCTGCACCGCAGTCGCGGCAAGATGCCGGCGCCGCCACCGCCACCGGTGACGGGCTACGTGCCGCCACCGATGCCGATGCCACCCTTCCCCGCGCCGGAGACGACGACGTACCCCGTGCCCCCGGTCGCGCCGGACCAGCCGACCATGGACCTGCGGACCCCGGCGCCCGAGGCTCCGGAGACTCCGGCTGCCACGGAGACCACGCACACCGTCGACCTGGGCATCCAGCAGGAGCAGGTGACCAGCCGGGTCGAGCCGGTGGCCGAGACGAGCACCCAGGCCGCGGACGCGCCGGTGACCACCGAGCACCCGGCCGGGGCGCCCCAGTTCACCCAGTCGGTCAGCACGCCGGAGACCCCGGAGGCGCAGGCCCGCCGCGAGCAGCTGCCCGCGCCGAGCTTCCCGCCGGTGACCTACCCGGCCACCGGCACCCCGCCGCAGTGGGACCCGCTGGGCGCCGCGCCGTTCGCCTGGGACCTGCCGGAGCCGCGCCGCACCACCGAGGTGGAGGCCGAGCCGGAACCCAAGCGCAAGACCAGGGTCACCTCGGTGACGCTGGCGCTGGCCTTCATCGTGGGCAGCGTGTCCGGCATCCTGGCCGGGCTGGTGCCCTGGTTCACCGCGCCGCACGTGGTCGGCATGGTGGTCGCGGTGCTGGCCATCGGCACCCTGGTCGGGGCCTTCCGCGGCGGCGGCAGGCTGCTGGTGGTGCTGGGCTTCCCGGTGGCCATCGTGGCGATCGGGCTGACCGCCTCGCAGTACTGGACGCAGAGCGTCGGCGAGCGGAGCTTCCGGGTCACCTCGGCCAGCCAGCTGGAGCCGAACTACCGGCTCGGCGCGGGCTCGATCGACCTGGACCTGAGCGCGCTGGACCTGAACGACCCCAAGGTCAACGCGAGCACCAGCATCGTGGTGGGCGCCGGGACGATCCACGTGGTCGTGCCCAAGGACGTGGACCTCGACCTCTTCTGCAAGTCCGCGATCGGCTCGGTCCAGTGCCTTGGCAACGAGCGTGACGGCGGCGGCGAGGTCAAGTTGGACGACAACGGGGCCGACGGCCCCGGCGGCGGCAAGTTGCGGCTGCGCGCGGAAGTACAGGGACCGGGAAGCGTGGAGGTGCACCGTGTCGGCTGA
- a CDS encoding LysR family transcriptional regulator, translated as MLDVRRMRVLRAVVTSGSVTAAATNLGYTPSAISQQITALEREAGLPLLEKSGRGVRPTAAGRLLADHAGVITAQLAEAERSLADLREGRTGRLGVSFFATAGAALVPPAVAAFRREHPTVRLDLTLKDPESPLDEVIAGRSDLAVVVVFDDEPVVPGIQLTHLFDDPYRLVLPKGHRLAAKRVIDLADLGSEPLVDSMATSGPCRKAVLEACASAGFSPCFVVESDDFPTAQGFAAAGLGLTLVPKLGLGAVHPGVLVRKVRNPEPVRRIYAAVRTADAGRPVLRALLGALQAAARTAAR; from the coding sequence ATGCTCGACGTGCGCCGGATGCGAGTCCTCCGAGCCGTGGTGACCAGCGGTTCGGTCACCGCCGCGGCCACCAACCTGGGCTACACGCCCTCGGCGATCAGCCAGCAGATCACCGCGCTGGAACGCGAGGCAGGCCTGCCGCTGCTGGAGAAGTCCGGCCGCGGCGTGCGCCCCACCGCGGCGGGCAGGCTGCTCGCCGACCACGCCGGGGTGATCACCGCCCAGCTGGCCGAGGCCGAGCGCTCCCTCGCCGACCTGCGCGAGGGCCGCACCGGACGGCTCGGCGTCAGCTTCTTCGCCACCGCCGGCGCCGCCCTGGTCCCGCCGGCGGTCGCCGCCTTCCGCCGGGAACACCCCACGGTCCGGCTCGACCTGACCCTCAAGGACCCGGAGAGCCCCCTCGACGAGGTGATCGCAGGCCGCTCCGACCTGGCCGTGGTGGTGGTCTTCGACGACGAGCCGGTGGTGCCGGGCATCCAGCTCACCCACCTCTTCGACGACCCCTACCGGCTGGTCCTGCCCAAGGGCCACCGGCTGGCCGCGAAACGGGTCATCGACCTGGCCGACCTGGGCAGCGAACCGCTGGTGGACAGCATGGCCACCAGCGGACCCTGCCGGAAGGCGGTGCTGGAGGCCTGCGCCAGCGCCGGGTTCAGCCCCTGCTTCGTGGTCGAGTCCGACGACTTCCCCACCGCCCAGGGCTTCGCCGCGGCCGGCCTCGGCCTGACCCTGGTGCCCAAACTGGGCCTGGGCGCGGTGCACCCCGGCGTGCTGGTGCGCAAGGTCCGCAACCCGGAGCCGGTGCGCCGGATCTACGCCGCGGTGCGCACCGCCGACGCGGGCCGGCCGGTGCTGCGCGCGCTGCTCGGCGCGCTCCAGGCGGCCGCGCGAACGGCCGCCCGCTAG
- a CDS encoding phosphotransferase, translated as MEQEQQLGAGVTQVARAGDTVRRTASGWTPAVHELLRGLRTAGFTEAPEPLGFDEQGREVLSFVPGEVGDDPRGEAAVISAARLLRRFHDASATLVDRLPHTGWQFPALDPAEVIVHGDFAPYNLAFAGQDAVGVIDFDTARPGPRWWDIAYSAYRFSPLPDFAHRADLFCTAYGRELAEPELLPGRVVIFLRWLAGLIREQAAAGHPAFSQHLAEGHDLGYLADAERIAGITLC; from the coding sequence GTGGAGCAGGAGCAGCAGCTGGGCGCGGGCGTGACGCAGGTCGCGCGGGCCGGGGACACGGTTCGACGCACCGCCAGCGGGTGGACACCCGCCGTGCACGAACTGCTGCGTGGTCTGCGCACCGCCGGGTTCACCGAGGCGCCGGAGCCGCTGGGCTTCGACGAGCAGGGCCGGGAGGTGCTCAGCTTCGTGCCGGGCGAGGTCGGCGACGACCCGCGCGGCGAGGCGGCGGTGATCTCGGCGGCCCGGTTGCTGCGGCGGTTCCACGACGCGAGCGCGACCCTGGTGGACCGGCTGCCGCACACCGGCTGGCAGTTCCCGGCGCTGGACCCGGCCGAGGTGATCGTGCACGGGGACTTCGCGCCGTACAACCTGGCCTTCGCCGGGCAGGACGCGGTCGGCGTGATCGACTTCGACACGGCCCGGCCGGGTCCGCGCTGGTGGGACATCGCCTACTCGGCCTACCGGTTCAGCCCGCTGCCGGACTTCGCGCACCGGGCGGACCTGTTCTGCACGGCCTACGGGCGTGAGCTTGCCGAGCCGGAGCTGCTGCCCGGCCGGGTGGTGATCTTCCTGCGCTGGCTGGCCGGGCTGATCAGGGAGCAGGCCGCGGCGGGTCACCCGGCCTTCAGCCAGCACCTGGCCGAGGGCCACGACCTGGGCTATCTGGCCGACGCCGAGCGGATCGCCGGGATCACCCTGTGCTGA
- a CDS encoding response regulator: protein MSEEVENTGTPAEAKGPVRVFLVDDHALFRAGVRAELEAHAEVEVVGEAGSVGEAVAGIGHFRPDVVLLDVHMPDGGGNEVLRRARKAFPDVVFLALSVSDAAEDVIAVIRNGARGYVTKTISGRELVDAVCRVREGDAVFSPRLAGFVLDAFADRPGAAPIRDPELDLLTPRERDVLRLLARGYAYKEIASELFISIKTVETHVSSVLRKTQLSNRYELSRWASDRRLV, encoded by the coding sequence GTGAGCGAAGAGGTCGAGAACACCGGGACACCGGCGGAGGCCAAGGGGCCGGTCAGGGTCTTCCTGGTCGACGACCACGCGCTCTTCCGCGCGGGCGTGCGCGCCGAGCTGGAGGCGCACGCCGAGGTCGAGGTGGTCGGCGAGGCAGGCTCGGTCGGCGAGGCGGTCGCCGGCATCGGGCACTTCCGCCCGGACGTGGTGCTGCTGGACGTGCACATGCCCGACGGCGGCGGCAACGAGGTGCTGCGCCGCGCCCGCAAGGCCTTCCCGGACGTGGTCTTCCTCGCGCTCAGCGTCTCCGACGCGGCCGAGGACGTCATCGCGGTGATCCGCAACGGCGCCCGCGGCTACGTCACCAAGACCATCTCCGGCCGCGAACTCGTGGACGCGGTCTGCCGGGTGCGCGAGGGCGACGCGGTCTTCTCCCCGCGCCTGGCCGGCTTCGTGCTGGACGCCTTCGCCGACCGGCCGGGCGCCGCGCCGATCCGCGATCCCGAGCTGGACCTGCTCACCCCGCGCGAGCGCGATGTGCTGCGCCTGCTGGCCAGGGGTTACGCGTACAAGGAGATCGCCTCGGAGCTGTTCATCTCGATCAAGACGGTGGAGACGCACGTGTCCAGCGTGCTGCGCAAGACCCAGCTCTCCAACCGCTACGAGCTGTCCCGCTGGGCCTCCGACCGCCGCCTGGTGTGA
- a CDS encoding DMT family transporter translates to MTSKGNLVRLGLLALFWGSSFLWIKFALTGFSPVQIVLIRVGLGALVLLAVVRVQRLRLPRGGRLWGHLVVAAFFSNVLPFTLFGIGELTVDSGMAGVLNATVPLWTVLLGLVVGQERRISLVRAIGLAIGFAGTLVIFAPWQGATSELGGALAITAAAVSYGIGALYMARFLAGEGLPPVVVSAAQMISATALIALAVPFAGLQPVHLSFASVGAVTVLGVLGTGIAFIFFYRLIADEGPTSATTVAYLMPLVSVLLGAVVLQEEIGLRVVLGMAVVLAGVMLARRQPKVAAVAPEPLPVPAAATAGK, encoded by the coding sequence GTGACATCCAAGGGCAATCTGGTGCGGTTGGGCCTGCTGGCGCTGTTCTGGGGCTCCAGCTTCCTCTGGATCAAGTTCGCGCTGACCGGGTTCTCCCCGGTGCAGATCGTGCTGATCCGGGTGGGGCTGGGGGCGCTGGTGCTGCTCGCGGTGGTGCGGGTGCAGCGGCTCCGGCTGCCGCGCGGTGGTCGACTGTGGGGTCACCTGGTGGTGGCCGCCTTCTTCAGCAACGTGCTGCCGTTCACCCTGTTCGGCATCGGCGAGCTGACCGTGGACTCGGGCATGGCGGGCGTGCTCAACGCCACCGTGCCGCTGTGGACAGTGCTGCTCGGCCTGGTGGTCGGCCAGGAACGGCGGATCAGCCTGGTCAGGGCGATCGGGCTGGCGATCGGGTTCGCCGGCACGCTGGTGATCTTCGCCCCGTGGCAGGGCGCGACCTCGGAACTCGGCGGCGCGCTGGCGATCACCGCGGCCGCGGTGAGCTACGGCATCGGCGCGCTGTACATGGCCAGGTTCCTGGCCGGTGAGGGCCTGCCGCCGGTGGTGGTCTCGGCCGCGCAGATGATCTCGGCCACCGCGCTGATCGCGCTGGCGGTGCCCTTCGCCGGGCTGCAGCCGGTGCACCTGAGCTTCGCCTCGGTGGGTGCGGTGACCGTGCTCGGCGTGCTGGGCACCGGGATCGCGTTCATCTTCTTCTACCGGCTGATCGCCGATGAGGGCCCGACCAGCGCGACCACGGTGGCCTACCTGATGCCGCTGGTGTCGGTGCTGCTGGGTGCGGTGGTGCTGCAGGAGGAGATCGGACTTCGGGTGGTGCTGGGCATGGCCGTGGTGCTCGCCGGGGTCATGCTGGCCCGGCGCCAGCCGAAGGTGGCCGCTGTCGCACCGGAACCACTGCCGGTGCCCGCGGCGGCCACCGCCGGGAAGTGA
- a CDS encoding ATP-binding protein, whose amino-acid sequence MVLPLRMYRRRNGRILAGVAGGLAEHLGVNVLWVRVAFTVLVAFAGAGVLAYGLLWLLVPQRMAGAEPQTDTPVQRQQAIGVIAIGLAMALALSMWSGAVSGWVVGPLGVALAGAALVWREADEAQKRRWRDSAKSGMLGQGGRMAVLRMGAGVLFAATGIVFFLVGSVDLNQAQLAVLAVITTLLGVGVLTVPWWLRLVRDLNEERRARIRTEERAEIAAHLHDSVLQTLALILKQSDNPREVSRLARGQERQLRNWLYGPAGYGRGAATPETEEPAHGVAGESVADAVAIACGQVEDTFAIRVQQVVVGDCPLDDRMAALVQAAREAAVNAAKHAGVSEVSVYAEVEPEVVYVFVRDRGAGFDPEAVPADRHGLADSIHGRMERNGGKVRVRTAPGEGTEIQLEMPRASKEART is encoded by the coding sequence ATGGTCCTCCCGCTGCGCATGTACCGCCGCCGCAACGGCCGCATCCTCGCCGGGGTCGCCGGCGGCCTCGCCGAGCACCTCGGCGTCAACGTGCTGTGGGTGCGGGTCGCCTTCACCGTGCTGGTCGCCTTCGCCGGCGCGGGCGTGCTCGCCTACGGCCTGCTGTGGCTGCTGGTGCCGCAGCGGATGGCAGGCGCCGAACCACAGACCGACACCCCGGTGCAGCGCCAGCAGGCCATCGGCGTGATCGCCATCGGCCTGGCCATGGCGCTCGCGCTGAGCATGTGGAGTGGCGCGGTCAGCGGCTGGGTGGTCGGCCCGCTTGGCGTGGCACTGGCAGGCGCCGCCCTGGTGTGGCGGGAGGCCGACGAGGCGCAGAAACGGCGCTGGCGGGACTCGGCCAAGTCCGGGATGCTCGGCCAGGGCGGCCGGATGGCCGTGCTCCGGATGGGCGCCGGCGTGCTGTTCGCCGCCACCGGCATCGTGTTCTTCCTGGTCGGCAGCGTGGACCTGAACCAGGCCCAGCTGGCCGTGCTGGCCGTGATCACCACCCTGCTCGGCGTCGGCGTGCTCACCGTGCCCTGGTGGCTGCGCCTGGTCCGGGACCTGAACGAGGAGCGCCGGGCGCGCATCCGCACCGAGGAACGCGCCGAGATCGCCGCCCACCTGCACGACTCGGTGCTGCAGACCCTCGCCCTGATCCTCAAGCAGTCGGACAACCCGCGCGAGGTCAGCCGCCTGGCCCGCGGCCAGGAACGCCAGCTGCGGAACTGGCTCTACGGTCCGGCTGGCTACGGCCGCGGCGCGGCCACCCCCGAGACCGAGGAACCCGCGCACGGCGTGGCCGGGGAGAGCGTGGCCGACGCGGTGGCCATCGCCTGCGGCCAGGTCGAGGACACCTTCGCCATCCGGGTGCAGCAGGTCGTGGTCGGCGACTGCCCGCTGGACGACCGGATGGCCGCGCTGGTGCAGGCCGCCCGCGAGGCCGCGGTCAACGCGGCCAAGCACGCCGGGGTCAGCGAGGTCAGCGTGTACGCCGAGGTCGAGCCCGAGGTGGTCTACGTCTTCGTGCGTGACAGGGGCGCCGGATTCGACCCGGAGGCGGTGCCTGCCGACCGGCACGGGCTCGCCGACTCGATTCACGGCAGGATGGAGCGCAACGGCGGGAAGGTGCGCGTGCGCACCGCGCCCGGTGAGGGCACCGAGATCCAGCTCGAGATGCCCAGGGCGAGCAAGGAGGCACGGACGTGA
- a CDS encoding serine/threonine-protein kinase, whose protein sequence is MSDEGRLVSGRYRLTRRIGAGAMGVVWQAKDERLQRVVAVKQLLLQPNLEHSEAEEAKQRAMREGRIAARLQHPNAIGVFDVAEDDGAPWLVMEYLPSRSLAAVVSDEGPLPPREVARIGAQVALALWAAHQAGIVHRDVKPGNILIGDDGTVKITDFGISRAQGDVTVTRTGMLAGTPAYLAPEVAKGYEPGAPSDVFSLGSTLYAVVEGEPPFGLNENTLALLHSVAAGVVRPPQMAGPLTPVLMHLLRPQPNDRPNMTQASEALSAVAAGRQSALSTPPGGWATVVTPTTQLPNGPSAPTQSMPPALQSHPQALQSPRLHQGSGPQIQNQPPMTRLDARPLSDAPMTRVGPPTPPPRPHPATNTGGRPIGPIGPGGPGGSVKNAPPPPPERSRRKTILLAAAAVVVAALVGVLIANYAFNNNTGNAGPQTSDVLVPTTAAAPTKKTTPKKTTAEATSSSSTTTSTTTTSAAPTLAPEDMVSEVKKYYALLPDRAEAAWQRLGPAMQQKTPFASYKKFWDEIKDVEVGDVTAQGKDKVRVQLTYTKKNGEQNESSETRVLTMVPNADTGAAQINGDQRTGGGNN, encoded by the coding sequence GTGAGCGACGAAGGCCGCCTGGTCTCCGGGCGCTACCGACTCACCAGGCGGATCGGCGCCGGTGCGATGGGTGTCGTCTGGCAGGCCAAGGACGAACGTCTCCAGCGGGTCGTGGCGGTCAAGCAGCTGCTGCTCCAGCCCAACCTGGAGCACTCCGAGGCGGAAGAGGCCAAGCAGCGGGCGATGCGCGAGGGCCGGATCGCGGCCCGGTTGCAGCACCCCAACGCGATCGGCGTCTTCGACGTGGCCGAGGACGACGGCGCGCCGTGGCTGGTGATGGAGTACCTGCCCTCACGCAGCCTGGCCGCGGTGGTCAGCGACGAGGGTCCGCTGCCGCCGCGTGAGGTCGCCAGGATCGGCGCGCAGGTCGCGCTGGCGCTGTGGGCGGCGCACCAGGCCGGGATCGTGCACCGGGACGTCAAGCCCGGCAACATCCTGATCGGCGACGACGGCACGGTGAAGATCACCGACTTCGGCATCTCCCGTGCTCAGGGCGATGTCACGGTGACCAGGACCGGCATGCTCGCGGGCACCCCGGCCTACCTGGCGCCCGAGGTGGCCAAGGGCTACGAGCCGGGCGCGCCATCGGATGTGTTCTCGCTGGGCTCCACGCTGTACGCGGTGGTCGAGGGCGAGCCGCCGTTCGGGCTGAACGAGAACACCCTGGCGCTGCTGCACTCGGTGGCCGCCGGTGTGGTCCGGCCGCCGCAGATGGCCGGTCCGCTGACGCCGGTGCTGATGCACCTGCTCCGGCCGCAGCCGAACGACCGCCCCAACATGACGCAGGCGAGCGAAGCCCTCTCCGCGGTGGCCGCGGGGCGGCAGAGCGCGCTCAGCACGCCTCCGGGCGGCTGGGCCACCGTGGTGACGCCGACCACCCAGCTGCCCAACGGGCCGTCCGCGCCGACCCAGTCGATGCCGCCCGCCCTGCAGTCGCACCCGCAGGCGTTGCAGTCGCCGCGGCTGCATCAGGGTTCCGGCCCGCAGATCCAGAACCAGCCGCCGATGACCCGGCTGGACGCGCGACCGCTCTCGGACGCGCCGATGACCAGGGTGGGTCCGCCCACCCCGCCGCCGCGCCCGCACCCGGCCACCAACACCGGCGGCCGCCCGATCGGCCCGATCGGGCCAGGGGGTCCAGGCGGCTCGGTCAAGAACGCGCCGCCCCCGCCGCCGGAGCGCTCGCGGCGCAAGACGATCCTGCTGGCCGCCGCGGCCGTGGTGGTCGCGGCGCTGGTCGGCGTGCTGATCGCGAACTACGCGTTCAACAACAACACCGGCAACGCGGGTCCGCAGACCTCGGACGTGCTGGTGCCCACGACCGCCGCCGCGCCGACGAAGAAGACCACGCCGAAGAAGACCACCGCCGAGGCCACCTCCTCCAGCAGTACCACGACCAGCACCACGACCACCTCGGCCGCGCCGACGCTGGCGCCGGAGGACATGGTCTCGGAGGTCAAGAAGTACTACGCGCTGCTGCCGGACCGGGCCGAGGCCGCATGGCAGCGGCTGGGCCCTGCCATGCAGCAGAAGACGCCGTTCGCCTCGTACAAGAAGTTCTGGGACGAGATCAAGGACGTCGAGGTCGGCGATGTCACCGCGCAGGGCAAGGACAAGGTGCGGGTGCAGCTGACCTACACCAAGAAGAACGGCGAGCAGAACGAGTCCTCCGAGACCCGGGTGCTCACCATGGTCCCCAACGCGGACACCGGCGCGGCGCAGATCAACGGCGACCAGCGCACCGGCGGCGGCAACAACTAG
- a CDS encoding LacI family DNA-binding transcriptional regulator has protein sequence MKTPPALHGIGRPTLEDVAAVAGVSRATVSRVINDSPRVSPEARESVQEAVRQLGYVPNKAARTLVTRRTEAIALVLSEKENKVFDDPHFATVVRTATEELSTMDTQMVLMLTQDETTHARVLRFLGGGHVDGALLLAPHKRDPLPEAVANLPIPVVFGGKLWLPEDGLHLVDNDNVGGARMATEHLLGLGRRTVVTITGPSDEKAALDRLAGWQQAMSADQDRVARLSACGEFTRQGGEQAMRELLARVPELDGVFAANDLMADGALRVLRAAGRRVPEEIAVIGFDDQPAVAPLADPPLTTIRQHPGEQMRRMVQILLRLVAGEDVPPGREILPTELIRRASA, from the coding sequence GTGAAGACGCCGCCAGCCCTGCACGGAATCGGCCGCCCCACCCTGGAGGACGTGGCCGCGGTGGCGGGTGTGTCCCGCGCGACCGTGTCCCGGGTGATCAACGACTCGCCCAGGGTGAGCCCGGAGGCGCGCGAGTCGGTGCAGGAGGCGGTGCGCCAGCTCGGCTACGTGCCGAACAAGGCGGCCAGGACGCTGGTCACCCGGCGCACCGAGGCCATCGCGCTGGTGTTGTCGGAGAAGGAGAACAAGGTCTTCGACGACCCGCACTTCGCCACCGTGGTGCGCACCGCCACCGAGGAGCTGTCCACCATGGACACCCAGATGGTGCTGATGCTGACCCAGGACGAGACCACGCACGCCAGGGTGCTGCGCTTCCTCGGCGGCGGGCACGTGGACGGCGCGCTGCTGCTGGCCCCGCACAAGCGGGACCCGCTGCCGGAGGCGGTGGCCAACCTGCCCATCCCGGTGGTCTTCGGCGGCAAGCTGTGGCTGCCGGAGGACGGCCTGCACCTGGTGGACAACGACAACGTGGGCGGCGCCCGGATGGCCACCGAGCACCTGCTCGGCCTGGGCCGCCGGACCGTGGTGACCATCACCGGCCCGTCGGATGAGAAGGCCGCGCTGGACCGGCTGGCCGGCTGGCAGCAGGCGATGAGCGCGGATCAGGACCGGGTCGCGCGGCTGAGCGCCTGCGGGGAGTTCACCCGGCAGGGTGGCGAGCAGGCCATGCGGGAACTGCTGGCCAGGGTGCCCGAGCTGGACGGGGTGTTCGCGGCGAACGACCTGATGGCCGACGGCGCGCTGCGGGTGCTGCGCGCGGCGGGCCGCCGGGTGCCCGAGGAGATCGCGGTGATCGGCTTCGACGACCAGCCCGCGGTGGCCCCGCTGGCCGATCCGCCGCTGACCACCATCCGGCAGCACCCCGGCGAGCAGATGCGCCGGATGGTGCAGATCCTGCTCCGGCTGGTCGCCGGGGAGGACGTCCCGCCCGGCCGGGAGATCCTCCCGACCGAGCTGATCCGCCGCGCTTCCGCCTGA